One window of Hyphomicrobiales bacterium genomic DNA carries:
- a CDS encoding glycosyltransferase, whose translation MMKKLNSDKKRPSGDKSLVIVHCVRSTVGGIFRHIADLIRHQSENGHQVGLICDSLTGGQFEADKLEALKPYMALGFAQLPMSRSVSLSDITMTKTIFNLLKDVDVDVVHCHGAKGGAYGRLAAYFLSKQRQREGGSKVVSVYSPHGGSLHYSPKSPQGRVYFALERFLEHFTSEFVFVAGFEVAAFTRKIGQLRRPWSIAYNGLTQPEFEPIRHDADCVDFIYAGHMRDLKGSDLFIDAVQIASARLGRPVTAEMIGDGEDLERYKAEVSRRGLEKAISFRDPMPIREAFARGRNLVVPSRAEAMPYIVLEAIGAGLPTLVTSVGGVPEIYGSHSHHLIPPGDANMIATSMIVNLQHPKDAQKLADTLRDQILEQFTVQRMYETVDAVYARHLTGSPVAVGLQNEVADLKLAS comes from the coding sequence ATGATGAAAAAATTAAATTCTGATAAAAAACGGCCGAGCGGGGACAAGTCCCTGGTGATTGTGCACTGTGTGCGCTCGACTGTTGGCGGTATTTTTCGGCATATTGCAGATCTTATTCGTCATCAAAGTGAGAATGGTCATCAGGTTGGTTTGATATGTGATTCACTGACTGGTGGACAGTTTGAAGCTGATAAGCTTGAGGCCTTAAAACCTTATATGGCGCTTGGTTTCGCGCAGTTACCTATGAGCCGTAGCGTGAGTTTATCAGACATAACAATGACCAAGACGATTTTTAATTTGTTGAAAGATGTTGATGTCGACGTGGTGCATTGCCATGGCGCTAAAGGTGGGGCTTATGGTCGCCTAGCCGCCTATTTTCTGTCCAAACAAAGACAGCGCGAAGGCGGTTCAAAAGTTGTGTCAGTCTATTCACCTCATGGGGGTAGCTTGCATTACAGCCCAAAATCACCGCAAGGCCGCGTTTATTTCGCTCTTGAACGGTTTTTGGAACATTTCACATCTGAGTTTGTTTTTGTTGCAGGTTTTGAAGTTGCTGCTTTTACCCGCAAAATTGGTCAATTAAGACGACCTTGGTCCATCGCTTACAATGGTTTGACGCAGCCTGAGTTTGAACCGATAAGGCATGATGCGGATTGTGTCGATTTTATTTATGCAGGCCACATGCGCGATTTGAAAGGGTCTGACCTTTTCATAGATGCGGTGCAAATTGCGAGTGCCCGATTGGGGCGTCCTGTTACGGCTGAAATGATTGGCGATGGAGAAGACCTTGAGCGCTATAAGGCTGAAGTAAGCCGTCGTGGACTGGAAAAAGCGATTTCATTTCGAGATCCAATGCCTATTCGCGAAGCTTTTGCGCGGGGCCGTAATCTTGTGGTGCCATCACGTGCGGAGGCTATGCCCTATATTGTTTTGGAAGCAATCGGCGCGGGTCTGCCAACCTTGGTGACAAGCGTTGGCGGTGTTCCGGAAATCTATGGTTCACATTCTCATCATTTAATCCCGCCAGGGGATGCCAATATGATTGCAACATCAATGATTGTGAACTTGCAACACCCAAAAGATGCACAAAAACTTGCTGATACTTTACGAGACCAGATTCTTGAGCAGTTTACGGTGCAAAGAATGTATGAAACCGTCGATGCTGTCTATGCACGCCACCTAACAGGCAGCCCCGTTGCAGTTGGCCTGCAAAATGAAGTGGCGGATCTTAAACTTGCAAGCTAG
- a CDS encoding metal ABC transporter ATP-binding protein, with the protein MVEQVLKTVEIDAASHQAVAFDVAGLTVAYDRKPVLWDVSFSARAGVITAIVGPNGAGKSTLLKAALNLIPSITGQTLVLGEALAHKRAKVAYMPQRAAVDWDFPATALDVVMMGLYKDIGWLRWPGKKHRQKALECLEMVDMKDFSNRQIGQLSGGQQQRVFMARALAQGADVYLMDEPFAGVDAATEAVILKTLKRLANEGKCVVVVHHDLDTVRTMFDDVLLLNKQVVANGSIDQVMSDEAVRRTYSGRLGARQAEPVGGAAVARHV; encoded by the coding sequence ATGGTTGAGCAGGTATTGAAGACAGTTGAAATTGACGCCGCATCGCATCAAGCGGTTGCTTTTGATGTGGCAGGGCTAACTGTTGCTTATGACCGCAAGCCTGTGTTGTGGGATGTTTCTTTTTCTGCTCGTGCAGGTGTTATCACGGCGATTGTCGGGCCCAATGGTGCTGGCAAATCGACACTCTTAAAAGCTGCTCTCAATCTTATTCCTTCAATCACCGGCCAAACACTTGTGTTGGGTGAGGCGTTGGCACACAAGCGCGCTAAAGTCGCTTATATGCCGCAGCGGGCAGCCGTTGATTGGGACTTTCCTGCCACCGCGCTCGATGTGGTGATGATGGGACTTTATAAGGATATAGGCTGGCTGCGCTGGCCGGGGAAAAAACACCGTCAAAAGGCGCTTGAGTGTCTTGAAATGGTGGATATGAAAGATTTTTCCAATCGCCAAATTGGCCAGCTTTCCGGTGGGCAGCAGCAGCGTGTGTTCATGGCAAGAGCCTTGGCCCAAGGTGCCGATGTTTATTTGATGGATGAGCCATTTGCCGGCGTTGATGCGGCTACAGAAGCGGTGATTTTAAAGACGCTTAAAAGACTGGCTAATGAGGGTAAATGCGTGGTCGTGGTGCACCATGATCTTGATACCGTTCGCACGATGTTTGATGATGTACTGCTTCTCAACAAGCAGGTTGTGGCCAATGGGTCGATTGATCAGGTGATGAGCGATGAGGCTGTTCGCAGGACATATTCTGGTCGCCTCGGTGCGCGTCAGGCGGAGCCTGTTGGTGGCGCGGCTGTTGCACGCCATGTTTGA
- a CDS encoding WYL domain-containing protein has protein sequence MKARYIGIALVLSLSTSAQAQSTHKAPLCEAAKTNQVAEIVYDKDASKGCLPRLVDVHQVAVGHNGKLYMHGWQSRGCTKGRDYASKRIFRFDKIKSVKIIDGEFNEKSQSIKAEGWKGCIGTNCFIKENICE, from the coding sequence ATGAAAGCAAGATATATCGGGATTGCATTGGTTTTAAGTTTGTCGACATCGGCGCAAGCCCAATCGACACATAAAGCCCCGCTCTGTGAGGCGGCAAAAACCAATCAAGTTGCCGAGATTGTCTATGACAAAGACGCCAGCAAAGGATGTCTCCCCCGCCTTGTCGATGTGCACCAAGTCGCCGTCGGCCATAACGGCAAATTATACATGCATGGCTGGCAAAGTCGTGGCTGCACAAAGGGCCGAGACTACGCCTCCAAACGGATTTTCAGATTTGATAAAATTAAGTCAGTGAAGATTATTGACGGTGAATTCAATGAAAAATCGCAATCAATCAAAGCCGAAGGCTGGAAAGGCTGCATCGGCACAAACTGCTTTATCAAAGAGAATATTTGCGAGTAG
- a CDS encoding FadR/GntR family transcriptional regulator produces the protein MSFDRLLMLEDEAEHPIRKNKKRHREPVVSELVERIACGTFFLDGYLPTEQELVEEFGVSRTVIREVIQDLVNLGLIATGPRVGARVQPRDKWDQFNPIVLKVLLVHGLDAEFYESLTEARGLIEPEVTAMTAARASPSDIAHIEACYEQLASLVSRESGVTPNERMSADIAFHRSILSASGNWVFERFGLLFDAAIMARMSLAEQASDEDPPFALQKHRRIVDAIKARNPGEARRAALSVLALSKPAYADYFEGEEKDNRE, from the coding sequence ATGTCATTCGATCGGTTACTGATGCTGGAAGATGAGGCGGAGCACCCCATCCGCAAGAATAAAAAGCGTCACCGTGAGCCGGTGGTTAGCGAATTGGTTGAGCGGATTGCCTGTGGCACGTTTTTCTTAGATGGATATTTGCCTACAGAACAAGAGCTTGTCGAAGAATTTGGTGTGAGCCGAACGGTTATTCGAGAAGTTATTCAAGACCTTGTCAATTTGGGATTGATCGCGACTGGCCCACGCGTGGGTGCACGGGTGCAACCGCGTGACAAATGGGATCAGTTTAATCCAATTGTGCTGAAGGTGCTGCTCGTGCATGGACTTGATGCGGAATTTTATGAATCATTGACAGAAGCGCGTGGGCTGATTGAGCCGGAAGTGACGGCGATGACTGCAGCGCGCGCGAGCCCATCTGATATTGCCCATATAGAAGCTTGTTACGAGCAACTAGCAAGCCTAGTTTCTCGAGAGAGCGGCGTGACACCGAATGAGCGAATGAGCGCAGATATTGCTTTTCATCGCAGTATTCTTTCAGCCAGCGGCAATTGGGTGTTTGAACGTTTTGGGTTGCTTTTTGATGCTGCGATCATGGCGCGCATGTCGCTTGCCGAGCAGGCTAGTGATGAGGACCCGCCTTTTGCTCTCCAAAAACATCGCCGCATTGTCGATGCCATTAAAGCACGCAATCCCGGTGAAGCCCGCCGTGCAGCCCTTAGTGTTTTGGCTTTATCTAAGCCTGCCTATGCGGATTATTTTGAAGGCGAAGAGAAAGATAATAGAGAATGA
- a CDS encoding zinc ABC transporter substrate-binding protein encodes MSSASAAPLKAVVTVGMVADVVRAVGGDDVDVTTLMGSGVDPHSYRQTRSDVSLLSRADVIFASGLHLEAQLDDLLHKLGTRKQVVMVADQLDKATLIEAKGFSGRYDPHVWMDPSLWADTIGIVRDALIKAAPEKKSDFIKNAQSYEMIIRDLNDKVEATLKSVPAEKRVLITAHDAFGYFGRAFDVDVIGIQGLSTESEAGLQRIETMVSLLVARNINAVFVESSVSKQNVKALIEGAQARGHSVSIGGTLFSDAMGKEGTFEGTYIGMIDHNATTIARGLGGNALAKGVTGQLSPHS; translated from the coding sequence GTGTCTTCAGCATCGGCAGCGCCCTTAAAGGCTGTTGTCACTGTGGGCATGGTGGCTGATGTTGTGCGAGCGGTTGGCGGGGATGATGTCGATGTCACGACGCTGATGGGATCAGGTGTTGACCCGCATTCTTATCGTCAAACCCGCTCCGATGTCAGTCTTTTAAGCCGTGCTGATGTGATCTTTGCAAGTGGATTGCACCTTGAAGCACAGCTTGATGACTTGTTGCATAAGCTTGGCACACGCAAGCAGGTTGTCATGGTGGCAGACCAGCTTGATAAAGCGACGCTGATTGAGGCGAAAGGTTTTTCAGGCCGTTATGATCCGCATGTGTGGATGGACCCATCTTTGTGGGCGGACACGATTGGCATTGTGCGCGATGCTTTGATTAAAGCAGCACCTGAAAAGAAAAGTGATTTTATCAAGAACGCGCAATCCTATGAAATGATCATTCGTGATCTCAATGATAAAGTGGAAGCGACGCTTAAATCTGTGCCAGCAGAAAAACGTGTGCTGATTACCGCTCACGATGCCTTTGGTTATTTCGGTCGCGCCTTTGATGTTGATGTGATTGGCATCCAAGGACTTTCGACGGAAAGCGAAGCGGGATTACAGCGTATTGAGACAATGGTGTCTCTGCTTGTTGCGCGCAATATCAATGCGGTCTTCGTTGAAAGTTCTGTTTCAAAGCAAAATGTCAAAGCCTTGATCGAAGGGGCACAGGCGCGTGGACATAGTGTGAGCATCGGTGGCACGCTTTTTTCAGACGCGATGGGCAAAGAAGGCACTTTTGAGGGCACTTATATTGGTATGATTGATCATAATGCGACGACAATTGCACGTGGTCTCGGGGGTAATGCCTTGGCAAAGGGTGTGACGGGGCAATTATCACCTCACAGTTGA
- a CDS encoding metal ABC transporter permease yields MFDFLTALWTALTFQAGYNTSLVLTGAGLLGAGAGAIGVFVLLRKRSLVSDAISHATLPGIALAFMLGSWLLGDGRSLWLLLLGAAMSAGVGVLAVEWMTRYTRLSEDAAIGTVLSTFFALGIVLLTLIQSMNTGGQAGLSDFILGSTAGLVRFDAIMIAVASVLVGLALMVKLKDFTLLCFDPSFAKARGMNVAGLDRLLLLLLLAIVVIGLKTVGLVLVIALTIIPPVAARFWTDRVGPMVLISAAIGGIGSYVGAALSSLAADLPTGGLIVLTLFSVFLLSLLCAPHRGVLAYAFRHMLFQKVIHQRQGLLAVARAEPIFDPLTRRMLLSEGYLRADGEPTPKGIEAAQKMARDQALWNAYRRTYPTEAMTLDDWSLRPIEEVLPADLIASLQSELAPIVVSGARR; encoded by the coding sequence ATGTTTGATTTTCTCACTGCTTTATGGACTGCGCTAACATTTCAGGCGGGCTATAATACGTCTCTTGTGCTCACGGGTGCGGGGCTATTGGGTGCTGGTGCGGGGGCAATTGGTGTCTTTGTCTTGTTGCGAAAGCGTTCGCTTGTCAGCGATGCCATCAGCCATGCGACCTTACCGGGTATTGCGCTTGCCTTCATGCTGGGCAGTTGGCTCTTGGGCGATGGGCGTTCTTTGTGGCTGTTGTTGCTGGGAGCGGCGATGAGCGCGGGTGTCGGTGTTCTGGCGGTGGAATGGATGACCCGCTACACACGGCTTAGCGAAGATGCAGCGATCGGCACGGTGCTCTCAACTTTCTTTGCGCTTGGCATTGTTTTGCTCACCCTTATCCAGTCGATGAATACGGGCGGACAGGCGGGGCTTTCTGATTTTATTTTGGGATCAACGGCGGGGCTTGTGCGCTTTGATGCGATCATGATTGCGGTGGCCTCTGTGCTTGTCGGCCTTGCTTTGATGGTGAAGCTAAAAGATTTCACGCTGCTTTGTTTCGATCCGTCTTTTGCAAAAGCGCGGGGCATGAATGTTGCGGGGCTTGATCGCCTTTTGCTGCTGCTGCTTTTGGCGATTGTTGTCATTGGGCTAAAAACCGTCGGCCTTGTGCTCGTCATTGCGCTCACGATCATTCCGCCGGTTGCGGCGCGTTTTTGGACAGACCGCGTTGGCCCGATGGTTTTGATCTCTGCCGCTATTGGTGGCATTGGGTCTTATGTGGGGGCGGCGCTTTCTTCTCTTGCTGCAGACCTTCCAACAGGCGGCTTGATTGTGCTCACCTTGTTTTCGGTCTTTTTATTGTCGCTGTTGTGCGCGCCGCATCGCGGTGTTCTGGCCTATGCGTTTCGTCATATGTTGTTTCAGAAAGTTATCCACCAGCGTCAGGGGCTTTTGGCTGTGGCGCGCGCGGAGCCGATTTTTGATCCCTTAACGCGGCGCATGTTGTTGAGTGAGGGATATTTGCGAGCTGATGGTGAGCCAACGCCTAAAGGAATTGAAGCGGCACAGAAGATGGCCCGTGACCAAGCGCTTTGGAATGCCTATCGGCGCACTTATCCGACAGAAGCCATGACGCTTGATGATTGGTCGTTGCGCCCGATTGAAGAGGTTCTGCCAGCTGATTTGATCGCCTCTCTGCAAAGCGAGCTTGCGCCGATTGTGGTATCGGGGGCGCGCCGATGA
- a CDS encoding metal ABC transporter permease, with protein MIEFLQLDFPSILLGTLAALSCGLLGNFLVLRKQALMGDTISHVVLPGIVAGFLITGVASTWPMMLGALVAALVAVSLIEMIRRAGRVETGAAMGVVFTTMFAAGVVMLEQSGARGVHFDVEHALYGNLESAIWLDAFSVSDLWNVSALMGLPDAVWRLLGVTALVILFVLAFYKELMITSFDAAHADSIGISSRAMGFGLVFMTALAAVAAFAAVGSILVIAMFICPAATARMLTDRLSTQLWLSAGVSVISGIAGYVLAAFGPIWLGGEDSVSAAGMIALVAGLLQVIAMIFAPKYGALFNRAKRLKNIKI; from the coding sequence ATGATCGAATTTCTGCAACTTGATTTTCCCTCGATTTTGCTGGGCACATTGGCCGCGCTTTCTTGTGGGCTTTTGGGTAATTTTCTGGTGCTTCGCAAACAAGCTTTGATGGGCGACACGATCAGCCATGTTGTGCTGCCGGGCATCGTGGCGGGGTTTTTAATCACCGGTGTGGCCTCGACATGGCCGATGATGTTGGGCGCGCTTGTGGCGGCGCTTGTGGCGGTGAGTTTGATTGAAATGATTAGACGGGCAGGGCGCGTAGAGACAGGCGCTGCGATGGGTGTTGTCTTCACGACCATGTTTGCGGCAGGCGTTGTGATGTTAGAGCAAAGCGGCGCGCGCGGTGTGCACTTCGATGTTGAACATGCGCTTTATGGCAATCTTGAAAGCGCTATCTGGCTTGATGCTTTTAGCGTCTCTGATTTGTGGAATGTGAGCGCTTTAATGGGCCTACCCGATGCGGTGTGGCGGCTGCTTGGTGTGACGGCCTTGGTGATTTTATTCGTGCTTGCTTTTTATAAGGAGCTGATGATCACGAGCTTCGATGCGGCCCATGCCGACAGCATTGGCATTTCATCCCGAGCGATGGGCTTTGGCCTTGTTTTCATGACAGCGCTTGCAGCGGTTGCGGCTTTTGCGGCGGTGGGGTCTATTTTGGTGATCGCGATGTTTATCTGTCCGGCAGCGACCGCGCGCATGTTGACCGATCGGCTTTCAACGCAGCTGTGGTTGAGTGCTGGCGTGTCGGTGATAAGCGGCATCGCGGGCTATGTGCTGGCAGCCTTCGGCCCGATATGGCTGGGCGGAGAAGACAGCGTTTCGGCTGCTGGAATGATCGCGCTGGTTGCAGGATTATTGCAGGTTATCGCCATGATCTTCGCGCCGAAATATGGCGCGTTGTTTAATCGGGCGAAACGTCTTAAAAATATTAAAATATAA
- a CDS encoding SpoIIE family protein phosphatase translates to MQLFQETCPATLKDVSLVRRALRHALTEIRLSDEVVADLQVLLSEIAVNSIEHSEQKPTQFEIKVRIRGAQVGLEIIDDASPFTGFDEKYASSLPKMTEIKGLNSALTASGRGIGLVRDFADSVNYQAGPPNHFIIWRDLNKRQPAVLIVEDERVLAETYALGLYPTYKTIIADSVEEALATLDHTPVDLVVADYHLADGTGRTLAETMELYPDRLPVPVILITGDRNPDVQREMLEIGVEACLQKPVSKQELHDNIRLSMGRAERRRASHFRHFAAAASKLLTPVMPSNLRHFHLGHHSKVADLGSGDAVLHLNGENRDRVILMDVMGHGLGAHSGAIALAAIARAIHAQNPDCAPDVFLTQISKALYADVTLGQLIATMLVIDLLEEGGIEISSAGHPPPVRVGKKATQQIDVHGPLPGFAVDADYECQSLRLCAGERLVCFTDGLDPIGLSAGEKLPDWLSSAFTTAADLSMDEGMAAYVKAIQNVVGPEPEDDWTLIALEMSQN, encoded by the coding sequence ATGCAACTATTTCAAGAAACATGTCCGGCAACACTAAAAGATGTCTCTTTGGTACGGCGTGCTTTGCGCCATGCGCTGACGGAAATTCGCTTGTCTGATGAGGTGGTTGCCGACTTGCAGGTTTTGCTCAGTGAAATTGCAGTCAATTCGATTGAGCATAGCGAGCAAAAACCTACACAGTTTGAGATCAAAGTGCGCATTCGCGGGGCACAGGTAGGGCTTGAAATCATAGATGATGCATCACCGTTTACTGGCTTTGATGAAAAATATGCCAGTTCACTGCCTAAGATGACAGAAATTAAGGGGCTGAATTCTGCGCTGACGGCCTCTGGACGAGGCATAGGACTGGTGCGTGATTTTGCTGATAGCGTCAACTATCAGGCAGGCCCGCCAAATCATTTCATTATCTGGCGTGATCTAAACAAACGACAACCAGCTGTTTTAATCGTTGAAGATGAGCGCGTGCTGGCCGAGACATATGCGCTTGGCCTTTATCCTACCTATAAGACAATCATTGCGGATAGTGTCGAAGAGGCGCTTGCAACCCTTGATCACACGCCAGTTGATCTGGTGGTGGCTGATTATCATTTGGCTGACGGCACAGGGCGCACGCTTGCGGAAACAATGGAGCTTTATCCTGACCGTTTGCCCGTTCCTGTGATTTTGATTACAGGTGACCGTAATCCAGATGTACAGCGCGAGATGCTGGAGATTGGCGTTGAAGCTTGTTTGCAAAAGCCTGTTTCAAAACAAGAGCTTCACGATAATATTAGGCTATCAATGGGGCGCGCTGAGCGGCGACGTGCATCGCACTTCAGGCATTTTGCGGCAGCAGCGTCCAAGCTTTTGACGCCGGTTATGCCCTCGAATTTACGACATTTTCATCTTGGCCATCATAGCAAGGTTGCCGATCTTGGCAGTGGGGATGCGGTGTTACATTTGAATGGTGAAAACCGTGACCGTGTGATTTTGATGGATGTGATGGGTCATGGTCTTGGGGCGCATTCTGGTGCGATTGCCTTGGCTGCGATTGCACGCGCGATCCATGCACAAAACCCCGATTGTGCGCCCGACGTGTTTTTGACGCAAATTTCAAAAGCTCTCTATGCTGATGTGACATTGGGCCAGCTCATTGCAACGATGCTTGTGATTGATTTACTTGAAGAAGGCGGCATTGAAATTTCTTCTGCCGGTCATCCGCCCCCTGTTCGCGTCGGCAAAAAAGCTACACAACAAATAGATGTTCATGGACCGCTGCCCGGCTTTGCGGTTGATGCGGATTATGAATGCCAGTCATTGAGGTTATGCGCTGGTGAGCGCTTGGTTTGTTTCACCGATGGACTTGACCCTATTGGACTTTCAGCTGGAGAAAAACTGCCTGATTGGCTCTCTTCCGCCTTTACTACGGCAGCTGATTTATCCATGGATGAGGGTATGGCGGCTTATGTTAAGGCGATTCAAAATGTTGTTGGGCCGGAACCGGAAGATGACTGGACTTTGATTGCGTTGGAAATGTCTCAGAATTAA
- a CDS encoding glycosyltransferase family 4 protein has protein sequence MTTINQPTIWQLIDSSTIGGIERHIEMLAGGLQYTGYNCVVMLYDDHGKNPWFKQLEAAHIPYHVLGGTTRDLYKAIKSKKPDLIHTHGYKAGILGRAAARLSKTPVVSTFHSGERGAFPVSMYQYLDEMSAFLAPAIAVSKPILKKLPLGSDLMHNFVTMPACASDVTSPNSRIGFVGRFSPEKGPDHFCALAKGLCDMPEFERVSWHAYGDGPMLADLKKSSSDHVTFHGMQTDMTDIWPTLDLLVIPSRAEGLPLAALEAFSHGIPVVAAKLGALPDVIKHGDTGWLFKAGDMETATRHITQWVDKSTTQKTAMFTACRETIRNNFLVESRLEKLFQIYKKSGFKAAA, from the coding sequence ATGACAACCATCAACCAACCAACGATATGGCAACTTATAGATTCAAGCACCATTGGCGGCATTGAACGTCATATTGAAATGTTAGCCGGTGGCTTGCAGTATACTGGCTACAATTGTGTAGTGATGCTTTATGATGATCACGGTAAAAACCCGTGGTTTAAACAGTTGGAAGCAGCGCACATTCCGTATCATGTTCTTGGAGGCACAACGCGCGATCTCTACAAGGCCATCAAATCTAAAAAACCTGATCTCATTCATACACATGGGTATAAAGCCGGTATTTTGGGTCGCGCGGCGGCGCGGCTATCAAAGACACCTGTGGTCTCTACTTTTCACTCTGGCGAACGAGGCGCGTTTCCTGTTTCAATGTATCAATATCTTGATGAGATGAGCGCCTTCCTCGCACCTGCCATTGCTGTCAGCAAACCCATCCTTAAAAAATTACCACTTGGCAGTGACTTAATGCATAATTTTGTCACCATGCCGGCATGCGCCTCTGATGTGACTAGCCCTAATAGCCGGATTGGATTTGTCGGGCGTTTCAGCCCTGAAAAGGGGCCGGATCATTTTTGTGCTCTGGCGAAAGGCCTTTGTGATATGCCCGAATTTGAGCGCGTTTCATGGCATGCCTACGGCGATGGCCCTATGTTGGCTGACCTCAAAAAATCTTCAAGCGATCACGTCACCTTCCATGGCATGCAAACCGATATGACCGATATCTGGCCGACCCTTGATCTACTTGTTATTCCATCACGTGCAGAAGGACTGCCTCTTGCAGCCCTTGAAGCCTTTTCCCATGGCATCCCCGTAGTCGCAGCCAAACTTGGCGCACTACCTGATGTTATAAAACATGGTGACACTGGCTGGCTGTTCAAGGCTGGCGACATGGAAACAGCCACACGCCATATCACGCAATGGGTCGATAAGAGCACGACACAAAAGACCGCCATGTTCACGGCATGCCGTGAAACAATTCGCAACAATTTTCTTGTTGAATCCAGATTAGAAAAACTATTTCAAATCTATAAAAAATCAGGCTTTAAAGCAGCGGCTTAA
- a CDS encoding peptidoglycan -binding protein produces MALGRYRRTEQRADYWPGFVDAMATLLLVMIFLLSVFMLAQFFLSQEISGKDTVLNRLNNQIAELTELLALERSSAANLNDTVVDLRAGLTSLEADNQRLEALLSTGSGNQVTAEDRINKLNETLDSEKAVSARALSQVELLNKQISALRRQIAALEDALDASENRDRESQTKIADLGKRLNVALAQKVQELSRFRSDFFGRLREILSQRSDIRVVGDRFVFQSEVLFGSGSDQIGALGETELDKLASAIIELEGEIPSEINWVLRIDGHTDNIPLTGVGRLRDNWDLSAARAISVVQYLASKGVSPERLVAAGFGEFQPLDTADTDDARNRNRRIELKLTER; encoded by the coding sequence ATGGCGCTTGGACGATACAGACGCACAGAACAACGGGCTGACTATTGGCCAGGCTTCGTTGATGCCATGGCAACCCTGTTGCTCGTCATGATCTTTTTGTTGTCTGTTTTCATGTTGGCGCAATTCTTTCTCAGCCAAGAAATCAGCGGCAAAGACACAGTTTTAAATCGGCTCAACAATCAAATCGCTGAATTGACCGAACTTTTGGCTTTAGAACGCTCCAGCGCTGCAAATTTAAACGATACGGTGGTCGACTTGCGCGCAGGCTTAACAAGCCTTGAGGCCGACAACCAACGCCTTGAAGCGCTTCTTTCAACCGGCAGCGGCAATCAGGTCACAGCGGAAGACCGCATCAATAAACTCAATGAAACATTAGACTCCGAAAAAGCCGTCTCAGCCCGTGCCCTTAGCCAAGTTGAGCTTTTAAACAAACAAATATCGGCCCTTCGTCGTCAAATCGCAGCACTGGAAGATGCGCTTGATGCCTCAGAAAACCGCGATCGTGAAAGCCAAACGAAAATTGCAGATCTTGGCAAACGGCTGAATGTCGCCTTAGCGCAAAAGGTGCAAGAATTATCACGCTTCCGTTCTGATTTCTTTGGACGTCTGCGCGAAATATTGAGCCAGCGCTCCGATATCCGAGTGGTCGGCGACCGCTTTGTTTTCCAATCAGAAGTTCTCTTTGGCTCCGGCTCCGACCAAATCGGTGCCTTGGGCGAAACAGAACTCGATAAACTCGCAAGCGCTATTATTGAGCTTGAGGGTGAAATTCCATCAGAAATTAACTGGGTGCTGCGAATTGACGGCCACACCGACAATATCCCTCTTACCGGCGTTGGTCGCCTGCGCGATAACTGGGATCTATCTGCCGCTCGCGCCATTTCCGTGGTCCAATATCTCGCCTCAAAAGGGGTATCACCAGAGCGACTGGTGGCCGCAGGTTTTGGCGAATTTCAGCCCTTGGATACAGCCGACACCGATGACGCAAGAAACCGCAACCGCCGCATCGAGTTGAAGCTAACCGAGAGATAA